A single Cucumis melo cultivar AY chromosome 4, USDA_Cmelo_AY_1.0, whole genome shotgun sequence DNA region contains:
- the LOC127148922 gene encoding ACT domain-containing protein ACR11-like, with amino-acid sequence MKSIPRASSSTAVENGSNGDTDTISILIVIIDQDSDQDATVVEITFGDWLGALLDTMNALKNLGLNVFKANVFLNSSGKHNRISITKADTGRKVDDLEWLEIKLVAQESSAPLAIGATFGVVPPQQQILLDIKTNSVIISQVDVDIATYINIQDDGPNQSLLYVETTDQPELLVDLVKSITNINIAVEYGELLSKRNKRGFSDLEDDEDDFFGSKKKSDNLESAGAGLFASTKKNSIEL; translated from the exons ATGAAGAGCATTCCACGAGCATCATCATCTACAGCTGTTGAG AATGGAAGTAATGGTGATACTGATACAATTTCAATTCTCATAGTTATAATAGACCAGGACTCTGATCAAGATGCAACTGTGGTGGAGATAACCTTTGGTGATTGGCTTGGAGCTCTTCTCGACACG ATGAATGCTCTGAAAAACCTGGGGTTGAATGTTTTCAAGGCAAATGTCTTTTTGAATTCTTCTGGAAAACACAACAGAATTTCCATCACAAAAGC AGATACTGGAAGAAAGGTAGATGATCTAGAGTGGCTCGAG ATTAAGTTGGTGGCTCAAGAATCAAGTGCTCCGTTAGCAATAGGAGCAACCTTTGGAGTCGTGCCACCGCAACAACAA ATCCTTTTG gacataaaaacCAACAGTGTTATCATTTCTCAAGTTGATGTGGACATTGCCACATACATCAACATACAAGATGATGGTCCTAATCAAAG CTTACTGTATGTAGAGACAACTGATCAACCAGAATTATTGGTGGATCTTGTGAAGAGTATTACCAACATAAATATCGCAGTTGAATATGGAGAGCTTCTTTCTAAGA GGAATAAGAGAGGTTTTAGCGATCTGGAAGACGATGAAGATGACTTCTTTGGCTCCAAAAAG AAAAGTGATAATCTAGAATCAGCAGGTGCAGGTCTTTTTGCTTCTACCAAAAAGAATAGCATAGAATTATAA